A genomic window from Fibrobacterota bacterium includes:
- the cobM gene encoding precorrin-4 C(11)-methyltransferase, with protein sequence MIWIVGAGPGDPELLTVKAHRLLARCQVLVWAGSLVNPAIADLVPSDCIRHDSSGMDLEAILDVLARSHRDGLRVVRLHTGESALWGAIGEQIEALEGRGIPCEVVPGISAFQAAAAAIGQELTRPEVAQAVVLCRAPGRTPVPAGQEPEVFARTGATLCLYLSSGLLVGAVEKLLAAYGSDCPAALVSRASWPEQRILRGNLSEIPSMAREAGIDRLAILLVGPALAGKAPPSRLYAADFTHGWREAR encoded by the coding sequence ATGATTTGGATCGTGGGCGCGGGTCCGGGAGATCCCGAACTTCTGACCGTCAAGGCGCATCGACTCCTGGCGCGATGCCAGGTCCTGGTCTGGGCGGGAAGCCTGGTGAATCCCGCCATCGCCGATCTGGTTCCATCCGACTGCATCCGGCACGATTCATCGGGAATGGATCTGGAGGCGATCCTGGACGTGTTGGCGCGTTCGCACCGCGACGGTCTGCGCGTGGTGCGATTGCACACCGGCGAGAGCGCGCTGTGGGGTGCCATCGGCGAACAGATCGAGGCCCTGGAGGGGCGGGGCATCCCCTGCGAGGTGGTTCCCGGCATCAGTGCCTTCCAGGCTGCCGCCGCCGCGATCGGACAGGAACTGACTCGCCCCGAGGTGGCGCAGGCGGTGGTCCTTTGCAGGGCGCCGGGACGAACACCGGTTCCCGCCGGGCAGGAGCCCGAGGTGTTCGCCCGCACGGGCGCGACCCTGTGCCTCTACCTCTCCTCGGGGTTGCTGGTCGGCGCCGTGGAAAAACTCCTGGCCGCGTACGGATCCGACTGCCCGGCCGCGTTGGTTTCCAGGGCCTCCTGGCCCGAACAACGGATCCTGCGCGGGAACTTGTCGGAGATCCCCTCGATGGCGCGCGAGGCGGGCATCGATAGGCTCGCGATCCTCCTGGTAGGCCCCGCACTGGCCGGCAAGGCCCCGCCATCGCGGCTCTACGCGGCCGATTTCACGCACGGTTGGCGGGAAGCCAGGTGA
- a CDS encoding DUF1015 family protein — protein sequence MTRHHALGSAQERLARIGLSLPDLLLPRAEVDLRLWAVNACDQHVHDGSYWDRARARIGGSPSALSLILPEADLGCQNLSDRILDIHRAMDGYLRTGILRPIGNGFMVVDRTISAGMRRTGLLVAFDLETWHRTDRDCFALRPTESTVEDRLPARYSIREGAAVELPHVLALVDDPEGILSDLLETIPGRELYRADLAEDAGDVRGRLVEDRESVELVVSCLEGLAKPARPTDRVWFVGDGNHSLEVARRHWNGLRSTLDEQGRADHPARLLLAELVPAQSQGLPVLAVHRRIHGIDHHTLRDEFGKIGLASAPCTLLELREDLESDAGRWIAGWTNGDNYWHLVAEGPPSDRFDRILDGLLVRLQAMAEGRRIDYLHGWDESLSGDTGGCTIHVRSPSTRSLIQAFGAGEILPPKTFSLGTPRDKRHYLEARLLRPWCASLAGGGGLTAPTTTPNGGRHGS from the coding sequence GTGACTCGCCACCACGCCCTGGGGAGCGCGCAGGAACGGCTGGCGCGCATCGGGCTTTCGTTGCCCGACTTGCTGCTACCCCGCGCGGAGGTCGACCTTCGCCTGTGGGCGGTGAACGCCTGCGACCAGCACGTCCACGACGGTTCCTATTGGGACCGCGCGCGGGCTCGCATCGGTGGTAGTCCGTCGGCGCTCTCCTTGATCCTGCCGGAAGCCGACCTCGGATGCCAAAATCTGTCGGATCGGATCCTCGACATCCATCGAGCCATGGATGGATATCTGCGAACGGGAATCCTCCGACCGATCGGAAACGGATTCATGGTCGTGGACCGCACGATTTCCGCAGGGATGCGTCGGACCGGATTGCTGGTCGCCTTCGATCTCGAAACGTGGCACCGTACGGATCGCGATTGTTTCGCCCTCCGACCCACCGAGTCCACCGTCGAGGATCGCCTTCCCGCGCGGTATTCGATACGGGAAGGTGCCGCGGTCGAGCTTCCCCACGTGTTGGCCCTGGTCGACGATCCCGAGGGGATCCTCTCTGATCTCCTGGAGACGATCCCCGGGCGCGAGCTCTACCGCGCGGACCTGGCCGAAGACGCGGGCGATGTCCGGGGGCGATTGGTGGAGGATCGGGAGTCGGTGGAGCTTGTCGTTTCCTGTCTGGAAGGCCTCGCGAAGCCCGCGAGGCCCACGGATCGGGTCTGGTTCGTCGGAGACGGCAACCACAGTCTCGAGGTGGCCCGCCGGCACTGGAACGGTCTCCGCTCGACGCTCGACGAACAGGGACGTGCGGACCATCCGGCCCGACTGTTGCTTGCCGAGCTCGTTCCCGCGCAATCGCAGGGTCTGCCGGTTCTCGCGGTCCATCGCAGGATCCATGGGATCGACCACCACACCTTGCGGGACGAGTTTGGCAAGATCGGTCTGGCATCCGCACCTTGCACACTCCTCGAGCTGCGCGAGGATCTCGAGTCGGACGCCGGCCGGTGGATCGCCGGCTGGACGAACGGAGACAATTATTGGCATCTTGTCGCCGAAGGCCCGCCTTCCGACCGATTCGACCGGATCCTCGACGGTCTTCTGGTTCGGCTCCAGGCGATGGCCGAGGGCAGGCGCATCGATTACCTCCATGGCTGGGACGAATCCCTGTCCGGGGATACAGGCGGTTGCACGATCCATGTGCGGTCCCCGTCCACCCGAAGCCTGATCCAAGCCTTCGGGGCGGGGGAGATCCTCCCTCCCAAGACCTTCTCGCTGGGAACGCCCCGCGACAAACGCCACTACCTCGAAGCCCGCCTCCTGCGGCCCTGGTGCGCATCGCTCGCCGGCGGGGGGGGCTTGACGGCACCAACCACGACACCAAACGGGGGAAGACATGGATCCTGA
- the cobI gene encoding precorrin-2 C(20)-methyltransferase, translating to MNTLYGIGVGPGAPDLLTLRAADVLRRIPLVVGPRPRNGEDSLAARIARPHLSPDCRLEELTFPMVRDPRTLREAWRSAARQIRTWLGSGDVAFLTLGDASLYSTWTYLRSAILELDPTQKVETVPGITSFSASAARTERALAEGDQALIVVPWGAQADRPWLEAALDEGASAAFMKVADRLPGLDDLLRRTRRTNSVLACRVTLPEEEIHEAWQTDPSRSNGYLAVVLSSKEDAP from the coding sequence ATGAACACGCTCTACGGCATCGGGGTCGGCCCGGGCGCTCCCGACCTTCTCACCTTGCGCGCGGCCGATGTGCTGCGGCGCATCCCACTGGTGGTCGGGCCGCGCCCGCGCAACGGCGAGGACAGCCTCGCCGCCCGGATCGCCCGTCCGCATCTGTCGCCGGATTGCCGACTGGAGGAGCTGACCTTCCCCATGGTGCGCGATCCACGAACCCTCCGCGAGGCGTGGCGCTCCGCTGCCAGACAAATACGGACATGGTTGGGATCGGGAGACGTGGCTTTTCTGACCCTGGGCGACGCGTCGCTCTATTCCACCTGGACCTACCTGCGATCGGCCATCCTCGAGCTGGATCCGACGCAGAAGGTGGAAACCGTCCCCGGCATCACGTCCTTCTCCGCCTCGGCCGCCCGGACCGAGCGGGCCCTGGCGGAAGGCGACCAGGCTCTGATCGTGGTCCCCTGGGGCGCCCAGGCCGATCGCCCCTGGTTGGAAGCCGCCCTGGATGAGGGGGCATCTGCCGCCTTCATGAAAGTCGCCGATCGACTCCCGGGATTGGATGATCTCCTGCGGCGGACCCGCCGGACGAATTCCGTCCTGGCCTGCCGCGTGACCCTACCTGAAGAGGAGATCCACGAGGCCTGGCAGACGGACCCTTCCCGTTCCAACGGATACCTCGCCGTGGTCCTCAGTTCCAAGGAGGATGCACCATGA
- a CDS encoding transcriptional repressor, producing MNTVKLGQRNTRQREILQQIFAQAPGPLGVKRLLDLAQAEIGKIGIATVYRTVRLLEESKEIRPVTLPDGEIQWESSDRGHHHHFLCRNCTTVTDFTGCPVHVHTDSLPQGFQVESHELTLVGLCSKCSAPASGKEPARKRKQ from the coding sequence ATGAATACAGTCAAACTCGGCCAACGGAACACGCGCCAGCGCGAAATCCTCCAACAGATCTTCGCCCAGGCTCCAGGGCCGCTGGGCGTAAAGAGGCTGCTCGACCTCGCCCAGGCGGAAATCGGGAAGATCGGCATCGCCACGGTGTACCGCACCGTGCGACTGCTGGAAGAATCCAAGGAGATCCGTCCGGTGACCCTGCCAGACGGCGAGATCCAGTGGGAATCCTCCGATCGTGGTCATCATCACCATTTTCTGTGCCGCAACTGCACGACGGTCACCGACTTCACGGGATGCCCGGTGCATGTGCACACGGACTCCCTCCCGCAGGGATTCCAGGTGGAATCGCACGAGCTCACGTTGGTGGGGCTGTGCTCCAAGTGCTCGGCGCCGGCCAGCGGCAAAGAGCCGGCAAGGAAGCGAAAGCAATAG
- a CDS encoding NADH:flavin oxidoreductase/NADH oxidase: MSHLFEQLTVGGIRLPNRIAVSPMCTYSSSGEGVAADFHMVHLGALAMGGAGLVVQEATAVVPEGRITPACLGLWSDEHVPFLSKIVDTIHAGGAAAGIQLAHAGRKASTWPLGAKPGAMAPDQGGWLPVGPSPIAFGPGHPLPRVLTESEIALVVDSFREAARRAVRAGYDVVEVHAAHGYLLHQFLSPLSNQRRDAYGGSFEGRTRLVLEVVRAVREVVPAEKALLVRVSATDWVEGGWSLEETARLARMFATEGVDLVDVSSGGMVPDAKVAIGPLYQVPFSERIRRESGLPVGAVGMVTTPPQAQEILAKGQADVVFLGRALLQDPYWPVHAAHAMGITGSWPATHLRGAPAGAVARQAFGA, encoded by the coding sequence ATGTCCCACCTCTTCGAACAGCTGACCGTCGGTGGGATCCGTCTTCCCAACCGCATCGCGGTCTCGCCGATGTGCACGTACTCCAGTTCAGGCGAAGGTGTCGCGGCGGATTTCCACATGGTTCATCTGGGCGCCTTGGCCATGGGTGGAGCGGGTCTGGTGGTTCAGGAAGCCACGGCAGTGGTGCCGGAAGGACGCATCACCCCGGCTTGCCTGGGACTTTGGAGCGATGAGCATGTCCCGTTCCTATCCAAGATCGTGGATACGATCCACGCTGGCGGCGCGGCCGCGGGAATCCAGTTGGCCCATGCGGGACGGAAGGCCTCCACCTGGCCGTTGGGAGCCAAACCGGGTGCCATGGCACCTGACCAGGGTGGATGGCTTCCGGTGGGGCCTTCCCCGATCGCGTTCGGTCCGGGGCATCCCCTTCCGCGCGTGCTGACCGAGTCTGAAATCGCTTTGGTGGTCGATTCCTTCCGGGAGGCCGCGCGCCGGGCGGTGCGGGCCGGGTACGACGTGGTGGAGGTGCATGCCGCCCACGGATACCTGTTGCACCAATTTTTGTCTCCACTCTCCAACCAACGCCGGGATGCATACGGGGGATCGTTCGAAGGTCGGACGAGGTTGGTCTTGGAGGTGGTTCGTGCGGTGCGCGAGGTCGTGCCTGCCGAAAAGGCCTTGTTGGTGCGGGTTTCCGCCACCGACTGGGTGGAAGGCGGCTGGTCCCTGGAAGAAACCGCCCGTCTGGCCAGGATGTTCGCCACCGAAGGAGTGGATTTGGTGGATGTTTCCTCCGGGGGGATGGTTCCCGATGCCAAAGTGGCGATCGGCCCGCTCTACCAGGTTCCCTTTTCCGAGCGTATCCGTCGGGAATCGGGATTACCCGTGGGAGCCGTGGGAATGGTGACAACGCCACCTCAGGCCCAGGAAATCCTCGCCAAAGGCCAAGCGGACGTGGTGTTTTTGGGGCGCGCCCTTTTGCAAGACCCGTATTGGCCCGTCCATGCCGCCCACGCCATGGGGATTACGGGCTCGTGGCCTGCCACCCATCTGCGCGGAGCGCCAGCTGGGGCGGTGGCTCGGCAGGCGTTCGGGGCCTGA
- a CDS encoding TerD family protein encodes MAVNLKKGEKLSLSKSTSSLSKITIGLGWDIAPRKVGFLQKLFGGAPEDYDLDAVAFLLGANGKVNNLGDRSTLKGSDVVFFNHMQHPSGKIWLTGDNRTGAGEGDDEQIIVNLADMPAQYEKIVIAVFIYQGRSKAQTFSGVQNAFVRAVDAGNVEMARFSLSASPETADKCSLLFAEIVRNGSEWEFQANGQAYSSDNIIDLLQRYI; translated from the coding sequence ATGGCCGTCAATCTGAAGAAGGGCGAAAAGCTCAGTCTTTCGAAATCCACCAGCTCGCTTTCCAAGATCACCATCGGTCTCGGATGGGACATTGCCCCGCGCAAGGTCGGGTTCCTCCAGAAGCTGTTCGGGGGAGCCCCGGAAGATTACGATCTGGATGCGGTGGCGTTCCTGCTGGGTGCCAACGGAAAGGTCAACAATCTCGGCGATCGTTCCACCCTCAAGGGTTCGGACGTGGTGTTCTTCAACCACATGCAGCACCCTTCGGGCAAAATTTGGCTCACCGGCGACAATCGCACCGGTGCCGGCGAAGGCGACGACGAACAGATCATCGTGAACCTCGCCGACATGCCCGCGCAGTACGAAAAGATCGTCATCGCGGTGTTCATCTACCAAGGCCGATCCAAGGCCCAGACCTTCTCCGGAGTCCAGAACGCATTCGTGCGCGCGGTGGACGCGGGCAACGTGGAAATGGCCCGTTTCAGTCTCAGCGCCTCGCCGGAGACAGCTGACAAATGTTCGCTGCTGTTTGCCGAAATTGTCCGCAACGGCTCCGAGTGGGAATTCCAAGCCAACGGGCAGGCCTACTCCAGCGACAACATCATCGATCTGCTCCAGCGCTACATCTGA
- the cobO gene encoding cob(I)yrinic acid a,c-diamide adenosyltransferase, with product MDPEIHAQRSKRIQEMQRRKLSQATETKGLLIVNTGPGKGKTSAAMGMGLRIAGHGKRLAVVQFIKSRASAERAVLGALPGVEWQVIGDGFTWDTQDLEADKATARRGWDQARKHLADPEVAMVILDELCIVLAKDYLPLEDVLGDLRDRPPFQHVVVTGRGVPEGLVEAADMVNEMRAVKHPFQAGIAAQAGIEY from the coding sequence ATGGATCCTGAAATCCACGCGCAGCGTTCGAAAAGAATCCAGGAAATGCAGCGGCGGAAATTGTCGCAGGCGACGGAAACGAAGGGGCTTCTGATCGTGAACACGGGGCCGGGCAAGGGGAAGACCTCGGCGGCGATGGGAATGGGGCTGCGGATCGCGGGCCACGGCAAACGACTGGCGGTGGTCCAGTTCATCAAGTCGCGCGCGAGCGCCGAACGCGCGGTCCTGGGGGCCTTGCCCGGGGTGGAGTGGCAGGTGATCGGCGACGGTTTCACCTGGGACACGCAGGACCTGGAAGCGGACAAGGCCACCGCCCGCCGAGGGTGGGATCAAGCCAGGAAGCATCTGGCGGATCCGGAGGTGGCCATGGTGATCCTCGACGAATTGTGCATCGTCCTGGCCAAGGACTACCTCCCGCTGGAGGATGTGCTCGGCGATCTGCGCGATCGTCCACCGTTCCAGCATGTCGTGGTGACAGGACGAGGTGTACCGGAAGGTCTGGTGGAGGCGGCCGACATGGTCAACGAGATGCGCGCGGTGAAGCATCCCTTCCAGGCGGGAATCGCAGCCCAGGCGGGTATCGAGTACTGA
- a CDS encoding cobalamin biosynthesis protein, which yields MTETDKLPLAVVCLTPQARDAALFLAKSLGAPLHVHESVGIGPNAETFTRMADRLRDLWTDAKGIVVFAPTGAVVRSIAPLLGHKSRDPGVVVVDALARWAIPLVGGHEGGANRLSEKVANLLGGEPIVTTASEAIHDLIAGVGCRRGASASDILAAIEDALASKHLPSDRLRMLASGFPKRHEPGLVEAAERLGVPLLILHDTEIRSRRRARRTAAARHVGLPAIAQPSALAAGRRTTCLVKRFQRGPVLVSIAQELCGWWVLDPDPRSTELPAP from the coding sequence GTGACGGAAACCGACAAACTTCCTCTGGCGGTGGTCTGCCTGACCCCGCAGGCCCGCGACGCGGCCCTTTTCCTGGCCAAGTCGCTGGGCGCGCCCCTGCATGTCCACGAATCGGTCGGAATCGGTCCAAATGCGGAGACGTTCACCCGGATGGCCGACCGATTGCGCGACCTTTGGACGGACGCGAAAGGGATCGTGGTGTTCGCACCCACCGGAGCGGTGGTGCGTTCGATCGCGCCGTTGCTGGGGCACAAGTCGCGTGATCCCGGGGTGGTCGTGGTCGACGCCTTGGCGCGATGGGCCATCCCGTTGGTGGGCGGCCACGAAGGCGGCGCCAATCGCCTGTCCGAAAAGGTCGCCAACCTCCTGGGGGGCGAGCCCATCGTCACCACCGCCTCGGAGGCGATCCACGATTTGATCGCCGGAGTGGGGTGCCGCCGAGGCGCCAGCGCGTCGGATATCCTGGCCGCCATCGAGGACGCCCTCGCCTCCAAGCATCTGCCTTCGGATCGTCTTAGGATGCTGGCCAGCGGATTTCCCAAGCGCCACGAACCGGGTCTTGTGGAGGCGGCCGAACGACTCGGGGTGCCACTGCTGATCCTGCACGACACCGAAATCCGCTCCCGCCGACGGGCCCGGCGCACCGCCGCCGCGCGGCACGTCGGCCTTCCCGCCATCGCCCAACCATCGGCCCTCGCGGCCGGCAGGAGAACCACATGTCTGGTGAAACGCTTCCAACGAGGCCCGGTGCTTGTCTCCATCGCCCAGGAACTCTGCGGGTGGTGGGTCTTGGACCCGGATCCGAGGTCCACCGAACTCCCGGCGCCTTGA
- the cobJ gene encoding precorrin-3B C(17)-methyltransferase → MSGETLPTRPGACLHRPGTLRVVGLGPGSEVHRTPGALNALVASQVVVGYAPYIDAIGDRLDGKQVVRSGMKGELERVRQALDFALSGRDVALVSSGDAGVYGMAGLVLELAEAEGLDLSIEIIPGMTAAQAAAAALGAPLMLDWAVVSLSDLMVPWDRICRKLSGIARGDLCCVLYNPRSRGRRTLLRDALAILSRDRPTTIPVAAVREAGSPTQTIHRGTLGDFPVDLVDMKSLVVVGDSTTRWTARGMITPRGYVEKYGA, encoded by the coding sequence ATGTCTGGTGAAACGCTTCCAACGAGGCCCGGTGCTTGTCTCCATCGCCCAGGAACTCTGCGGGTGGTGGGTCTTGGACCCGGATCCGAGGTCCACCGAACTCCCGGCGCCTTGAACGCGTTGGTCGCGTCCCAGGTCGTCGTCGGCTACGCACCGTACATCGACGCCATCGGCGATCGATTGGATGGAAAACAGGTGGTCCGTTCCGGGATGAAAGGGGAATTGGAACGGGTTCGCCAAGCTCTGGACTTCGCCCTGTCCGGCCGTGACGTGGCCCTGGTGAGTTCCGGAGATGCGGGAGTCTACGGAATGGCTGGATTGGTCCTCGAACTGGCCGAGGCGGAGGGATTGGACCTTTCCATCGAAATCATCCCCGGAATGACCGCCGCCCAGGCCGCCGCGGCCGCATTGGGTGCTCCACTCATGTTGGATTGGGCGGTGGTCAGCCTCTCCGACCTCATGGTGCCCTGGGACCGCATTTGCCGGAAATTGTCTGGGATCGCCCGGGGAGACCTCTGCTGCGTCCTCTACAACCCCCGCTCGCGCGGCCGTCGAACCCTTCTTCGCGACGCCCTGGCCATCCTTTCCCGGGATCGTCCCACCACCATCCCGGTCGCCGCCGTGCGCGAGGCGGGCTCTCCGACACAAACCATCCATCGCGGCACGCTGGGCGATTTTCCGGTGGATCTGGTGGACATGAAGTCGCTCGTGGTGGTGGGCGATTCCACCACCCGCTGGACCGCGCGGGGCATGATCACGCCGCGCGGATACGTGGAGAAGTACGGAGCATGA
- the cobK gene encoding precorrin-6A reductase, protein MILLVGGTSETAPLARALLDSGHRVLVSLATETELELPEDPVLTVRRGRLDKSGFKDLIQRHSIDRVVDASHPFAGILRRELTEVCSALGIERIRFERSAFDPGPGVDVLENHEAAARSATSRGQPVLLTTGSRYLRPYVDEARRRGVELYARVLPGAETLQACRAAGLCDERIEFARGPFTVAQNREILRRWGIGVLVAKNGGVASGLAERMEAARREGVPVVLVRRPDPESGAANGVEELCRRIAVDSRVSLPSRSPR, encoded by the coding sequence ATGATTCTCCTGGTGGGAGGAACTTCCGAGACCGCGCCGCTGGCACGCGCGCTGCTGGACTCGGGCCATCGGGTGCTGGTGAGCCTGGCGACGGAGACCGAACTGGAGCTGCCGGAGGATCCCGTCTTGACGGTTCGGCGTGGACGGTTGGACAAGTCCGGGTTCAAGGACCTGATCCAACGCCATTCCATAGACCGGGTCGTGGATGCTTCGCATCCGTTCGCCGGCATCCTCCGCCGGGAATTGACCGAAGTCTGTTCGGCACTGGGTATCGAAAGAATCCGCTTCGAGCGATCGGCATTCGATCCGGGTCCGGGAGTGGATGTTTTGGAAAACCACGAGGCGGCGGCGAGGTCGGCGACGAGCCGCGGGCAGCCGGTGTTGCTGACCACGGGAAGCCGTTATCTGCGGCCGTATGTGGACGAGGCGCGTCGCAGGGGGGTCGAATTGTATGCCAGGGTCCTTCCTGGCGCGGAAACACTACAGGCATGCCGCGCGGCCGGGCTTTGTGACGAGCGCATCGAATTCGCACGGGGACCGTTCACGGTCGCGCAGAACAGGGAGATCCTCCGCCGTTGGGGCATCGGAGTCCTGGTGGCGAAAAACGGCGGCGTCGCCTCCGGACTTGCCGAGAGGATGGAGGCTGCCCGTCGGGAAGGCGTCCCGGTCGTACTGGTACGCCGCCCCGATCCCGAATCGGGTGCCGCCAACGGGGTGGAGGAGCTCTGCCGCAGGATCGCGGTGGATTCGCGAGTGTCCTTACCCTCGAGATCGCCTCGGTGA
- a CDS encoding right-handed parallel beta-helix repeat-containing protein, which yields MANPRILMFLGILSLLPGCPSIQAASYFLDATAGDDSWNGTSPSSPWKTFARLGTVSIKAGDSVRLARDGIWRETLRLSASGTPAAPIIVGPYGPGSKEPLVLGSKSLQSAASAGVRSAKAGARTQGVYLDGIPLPMARYPDTGWLVADALEGDTALRCAGVAATDWTGASILMRSAQWTLETHRIRQGTGGRLVLDGKMIYKLDSVRFYLANHQAAFLAAGGWYQSSADSTVHWSDPRGKSAPEVEASVRDIGIDLRGSNYLEVSGISIQGTTQKGVWFDGSGIRLHDLDIRYPGLVGIQMNGRRGETRSSRILGANGKSIVSTGSRQILYGNRISRTGMQDWLGPDGLGTGCCNGAAIETNGDSTIVRRNEVDSSGLNAITFKGVASEIDSNLLSHSCMTTEDCGTIHTWAGRFPNTGSAHSAIRHNIARDAVGAPSGMRKYYPSFQGIYLDDGSHDMRVDSNIAIGNHCGIFLHNTQNVRVRGNLAYGNRSCQILLQHDTLAGQVDMTGNRIEDNIFVSFGEQQPQRTHITRPQSAPLAEWTGNISCRDMGAEVRCDLDSTLLWKRDRIDVKNPSLGPEQLRNFGFDSSRIGWTGGPAGATLSLDSGSACPAGKCLHVGNGTDSLKGGAYANANGSIATTAGQSWRLGFRAKGSRSNQPLAPIFRRSYGDYANFARLPTVLLDTSWTSHVFLIQSSQTDTKARVDFTMPFAEKSFWLDEASFRTIPEAVADSLAGSAILLGPPIPSPGRPSGTWIDVLGQEAGPSDPGPYRGLALFRFGASGDGVRTTAKSSPGWSLESDGRTMVFRGLVAPVVLRNAQGRVIVRLEADKTGTARCKIPSRGLIWASSKGRTQAVAIIR from the coding sequence ATGGCCAACCCCCGAATCCTGATGTTTCTTGGGATCCTGTCCCTCCTGCCAGGTTGTCCATCCATCCAGGCGGCCAGCTACTTCCTGGACGCCACCGCAGGAGACGATTCCTGGAACGGAACCTCTCCCAGCAGCCCCTGGAAAACCTTTGCCCGTCTGGGGACGGTCTCGATCAAGGCCGGAGACTCGGTGCGGCTCGCACGTGACGGAATTTGGCGTGAGACGTTGCGTCTATCCGCTTCCGGGACGCCTGCGGCGCCCATCATCGTGGGCCCTTACGGACCTGGCTCGAAAGAACCCTTGGTTCTCGGATCCAAGTCGCTCCAATCCGCCGCCTCGGCGGGTGTCCGGTCGGCCAAAGCGGGAGCTCGGACCCAAGGCGTATACCTGGACGGAATCCCGCTGCCGATGGCGCGCTACCCGGATACGGGCTGGCTTGTGGCGGACGCATTGGAGGGCGATACCGCCCTGCGTTGCGCCGGTGTGGCCGCCACCGATTGGACCGGCGCTTCCATCCTGATGCGATCCGCCCAATGGACCCTCGAGACACACCGGATCCGGCAGGGCACGGGGGGCAGATTGGTCCTGGACGGCAAGATGATCTACAAGCTCGACAGCGTGCGATTCTATCTGGCCAACCACCAAGCGGCATTCCTGGCCGCGGGAGGATGGTACCAATCCAGCGCCGACAGCACCGTCCATTGGAGCGATCCGCGCGGAAAGTCCGCGCCGGAAGTGGAAGCGAGCGTGCGCGACATCGGGATCGACCTCCGTGGATCCAACTACCTCGAAGTCTCGGGAATCTCGATCCAAGGCACCACCCAGAAAGGAGTGTGGTTCGACGGCTCCGGAATCCGGCTGCACGATCTCGATATCCGATATCCAGGACTGGTGGGCATCCAGATGAACGGGCGGCGTGGCGAGACCCGTTCCTCCCGCATCCTCGGCGCCAACGGCAAGTCCATCGTCTCCACGGGATCACGACAAATTCTGTACGGAAATCGCATTTCACGCACCGGGATGCAGGATTGGCTCGGCCCCGATGGCCTGGGTACGGGATGCTGCAACGGAGCCGCCATCGAAACCAACGGGGATTCCACCATCGTGCGGCGAAACGAGGTCGATTCCAGCGGACTCAACGCCATCACGTTCAAGGGAGTGGCCAGCGAGATCGACTCCAACCTCCTCTCGCACAGCTGCATGACCACTGAGGATTGCGGCACGATCCACACCTGGGCAGGACGCTTCCCCAACACGGGCTCCGCCCACAGCGCCATCCGACACAACATCGCGAGGGACGCCGTCGGGGCCCCCTCCGGCATGCGCAAGTACTACCCCTCATTTCAAGGGATCTACCTGGACGATGGATCCCACGACATGCGCGTGGACAGCAACATCGCCATCGGCAACCACTGCGGGATCTTCCTGCACAACACCCAAAACGTCCGGGTGCGTGGCAATCTGGCGTACGGAAACCGATCCTGCCAGATCCTTCTGCAGCACGACACCCTGGCAGGCCAGGTGGACATGACCGGCAATCGGATCGAGGACAACATTTTCGTGTCCTTCGGGGAGCAGCAGCCCCAGCGAACCCACATCACCCGTCCCCAAAGCGCTCCATTGGCCGAATGGACGGGAAACATCTCCTGCCGGGACATGGGAGCGGAGGTCCGCTGCGATCTGGACAGCACGCTCCTGTGGAAACGGGATCGCATCGACGTGAAGAACCCTTCCCTGGGCCCCGAACAACTGCGGAATTTCGGGTTCGATTCCAGCCGCATCGGATGGACCGGCGGACCGGCCGGCGCGACGCTTTCCCTGGACAGCGGTTCGGCCTGTCCTGCCGGAAAATGTCTCCACGTGGGAAACGGAACGGATTCTCTGAAGGGTGGCGCGTATGCGAACGCCAACGGCTCCATCGCCACCACGGCAGGCCAATCCTGGAGACTCGGATTCCGGGCGAAAGGTTCCCGGTCCAATCAACCCTTGGCGCCGATCTTCCGGCGTTCCTACGGCGACTACGCCAATTTCGCCCGCCTGCCGACCGTCCTTCTGGACACTTCCTGGACATCGCACGTGTTCCTGATCCAATCCAGCCAAACGGATACCAAGGCCAGGGTGGACTTCACCATGCCCTTCGCGGAAAAATCTTTCTGGCTCGACGAGGCCTCGTTTCGCACGATCCCGGAAGCCGTGGCGGATTCACTTGCTGGAAGCGCGATCCTGCTGGGCCCACCGATCCCATCCCCCGGGCGTCCTTCCGGAACATGGATCGATGTCCTGGGGCAGGAGGCGGGCCCCTCGGATCCAGGTCCGTACCGAGGTCTGGCGCTGTTTCGCTTCGGAGCCTCCGGCGACGGCGTCCGGACCACCGCGAAGTCGTCCCCGGGCTGGAGCCTGGAAAGCGACGGGCGGACAATGGTCTTTCGTGGGCTCGTCGCACCGGTCGTCTTGCGGAACGCCCAGGGACGTGTCATTGTCCGGCTCGAGGCGGATAAAACCGGGACAGCACGTTGCAAGATCCCATCCCGGGGGTTGATCTGGGCCAGCTCCAAGGGCCGCACCCAAGCCGTGGCGATCATCCGATAG